One segment of Salvelinus alpinus chromosome 1, SLU_Salpinus.1, whole genome shotgun sequence DNA contains the following:
- the LOC139531812 gene encoding cerebellar degeneration-related protein 2-like isoform X1 has product MRGFSLLLVLMEFEMRGRSLKFITLRKARKHCINGDLHLAAELGKTLLERNKELEDSLQQMYINNEEQVQEIEYLSKQLEMLREMNEQHAKVYEQLDVTARELEITNEKLVIESKASQQKIDRLTGTMETLQAQVDTMTARVEELRTLEELRVHREKRERRKTVHSFPCLKELCTAPKYEDGFLVANPGSVDLVSERERRPLDEENERLKGVVSSLRSTMVAERGRREGAERECTAVLQEFELMEQRLLGAEGCQLRVQELEAELQEMQQLRRSRVCLLDEGLEQTLLNNAPETDTPEEGPGQKEGGEGTGGGGQQGGPVRKSCSDTALNAISACDASGRRQGSYAIHANGVRKRGMSILREVDEQYHALLEKYEELLGKCRRHEESMCHAGVQTSRPVSRDPSMKNYGMATPGPSAMAAAPPTPPQTPSTPEALEGISRQVDQVDKRLGQNTPEYKALFKEIFSRLQKTKSEVNSTKGVPKGRKSPRVGSPKGRKSKDK; this is encoded by the exons ATGAGGGGATTTTCTCTATTGCTCGTTCTGATGGAATTTGAAATGAGGGGGCGAAGTCTTAAATTCATCACTTTAAGGAAAGCCAGAAAGCATTGCATAAATGGAG ATCTGCACCTGGCAGCTGAGCTGGGGAAGACCCTTTTGGAGCGCAACAAGGAGCTGGAGGACTCCCTACAACAGATGTACATCAACAATGAGGAACAGGTGCAGGAGATCGAG TACCTGTCCAAGCAGCTGGAGATGCTGAGGGAGATGAACGAGCAGCACGCCAAGGTCTACGAGCAGCTAGACGTGACGGCCAGAGAGCTGGAGATCACCAATGAGAAACTGGTTATAGAAAGCAAGGCCTCGCAGCAGAAGATAGACAG GTTGACAGGTACCATGGAGACACTGCAGGCTCAGGTGGATACCATGACAGCTCGTGTGGAGGAACTACGTACACTAGAGGAGCTGAGGGTCCACAGAGAGAAGCGGGAGCGACGCAAGACTGTCCACTCCTTCCCCTGCCTTAAAGAACTCTGCACTGCACCAAA GTATGAGGATGGCTTTCTGGTGGCCAACCCCGGCAGTGTGGACCTGGTGTCTGAGCGTGAGCGCCGGCCGCTGGACGAGGAGAACGAGCGTCTAAAGGGTGTGGTCTCCTCCCTGAGGTCCACCATGGTGGCAGAACGGGGccggagggagggggcagagagggagtGCACAGCTGTGCTGCAGGAGTTTGAGCTTATGGAACAACGCCTCCTGGGGGCTGAGGGCTGCCAGCTGCGAGTGCAGGAGCTGGAGGCGGAGCTACAGGAGATGCAGCAGCTGAGGAGGTCCCGGGTCTGTCTGTTGGATGAGGGTCTGGAGCAGACCCTGCTCAACAATGCCCCCGAGACCGACACACCCGAGGAGGGACCGGGGcaaaaggagggaggggaggggacaggaggaggggggCAGCAGGGAGGCCCCGTGAGGAAGAGCTGCAGCGACACGGCGCTCAACGCCATCTCGGCCTGCGACGCCTCTGGCAGGCGACAGGGCAGCTACGCAATCCACGCCAACGGCGTGCGCAAGCGGGGTATGTCCATCCTGAGGGAAGTGGACGAGCAGTACCACGCCCTGCTGGAGAAATACGAGGAGCTGCTGGGGAAGTGCCGGCGCCACGAGGAGAGCATGTGCCACGCGGGGGTGCAGACGTCACGCCCTGTCTCCAGAGACCCCTCCATGAAGAACTACGGCATGGCCACCCCCGGCCCCTCAGCCATGGCTGCTGCACCCCCCACCCCGCCCCAGACCCCCTCCACCCCAGAGGCCCTGGAGGGCATCAGCCGGCAGGTAGACCAGGTGGACAAGAGGCTGGGCCAGAACACCCCAGAGTACAAGGCCCTGTTCAAAGAGATCTTCTCCCGCCTGCAGAAGACCAAGAGTGAAGTGAACTCCACCAAGGGAGTCCCCAAGGGTAGAAAGTCCCCAAGGGTAGGAAGTCCTAAGGGAAGAAAGTCCAAAGACAAATGA
- the LOC139531812 gene encoding cerebellar degeneration-related protein 2-like isoform X2 translates to MLGAGRMEEFVTEEDEPWYDQRDLEQDLHLAAELGKTLLERNKELEDSLQQMYINNEEQVQEIEYLSKQLEMLREMNEQHAKVYEQLDVTARELEITNEKLVIESKASQQKIDRLTGTMETLQAQVDTMTARVEELRTLEELRVHREKRERRKTVHSFPCLKELCTAPKYEDGFLVANPGSVDLVSERERRPLDEENERLKGVVSSLRSTMVAERGRREGAERECTAVLQEFELMEQRLLGAEGCQLRVQELEAELQEMQQLRRSRVCLLDEGLEQTLLNNAPETDTPEEGPGQKEGGEGTGGGGQQGGPVRKSCSDTALNAISACDASGRRQGSYAIHANGVRKRGMSILREVDEQYHALLEKYEELLGKCRRHEESMCHAGVQTSRPVSRDPSMKNYGMATPGPSAMAAAPPTPPQTPSTPEALEGISRQVDQVDKRLGQNTPEYKALFKEIFSRLQKTKSEVNSTKGVPKGRKSPRVGSPKGRKSKDK, encoded by the exons ATGCTTGGTGCAGGCAGAATGGAGGAGTTTGTTACGGAGGAAGATGAGCCATGGTACGACCAACGGGATTTGGAGCAGG ATCTGCACCTGGCAGCTGAGCTGGGGAAGACCCTTTTGGAGCGCAACAAGGAGCTGGAGGACTCCCTACAACAGATGTACATCAACAATGAGGAACAGGTGCAGGAGATCGAG TACCTGTCCAAGCAGCTGGAGATGCTGAGGGAGATGAACGAGCAGCACGCCAAGGTCTACGAGCAGCTAGACGTGACGGCCAGAGAGCTGGAGATCACCAATGAGAAACTGGTTATAGAAAGCAAGGCCTCGCAGCAGAAGATAGACAG GTTGACAGGTACCATGGAGACACTGCAGGCTCAGGTGGATACCATGACAGCTCGTGTGGAGGAACTACGTACACTAGAGGAGCTGAGGGTCCACAGAGAGAAGCGGGAGCGACGCAAGACTGTCCACTCCTTCCCCTGCCTTAAAGAACTCTGCACTGCACCAAA GTATGAGGATGGCTTTCTGGTGGCCAACCCCGGCAGTGTGGACCTGGTGTCTGAGCGTGAGCGCCGGCCGCTGGACGAGGAGAACGAGCGTCTAAAGGGTGTGGTCTCCTCCCTGAGGTCCACCATGGTGGCAGAACGGGGccggagggagggggcagagagggagtGCACAGCTGTGCTGCAGGAGTTTGAGCTTATGGAACAACGCCTCCTGGGGGCTGAGGGCTGCCAGCTGCGAGTGCAGGAGCTGGAGGCGGAGCTACAGGAGATGCAGCAGCTGAGGAGGTCCCGGGTCTGTCTGTTGGATGAGGGTCTGGAGCAGACCCTGCTCAACAATGCCCCCGAGACCGACACACCCGAGGAGGGACCGGGGcaaaaggagggaggggaggggacaggaggaggggggCAGCAGGGAGGCCCCGTGAGGAAGAGCTGCAGCGACACGGCGCTCAACGCCATCTCGGCCTGCGACGCCTCTGGCAGGCGACAGGGCAGCTACGCAATCCACGCCAACGGCGTGCGCAAGCGGGGTATGTCCATCCTGAGGGAAGTGGACGAGCAGTACCACGCCCTGCTGGAGAAATACGAGGAGCTGCTGGGGAAGTGCCGGCGCCACGAGGAGAGCATGTGCCACGCGGGGGTGCAGACGTCACGCCCTGTCTCCAGAGACCCCTCCATGAAGAACTACGGCATGGCCACCCCCGGCCCCTCAGCCATGGCTGCTGCACCCCCCACCCCGCCCCAGACCCCCTCCACCCCAGAGGCCCTGGAGGGCATCAGCCGGCAGGTAGACCAGGTGGACAAGAGGCTGGGCCAGAACACCCCAGAGTACAAGGCCCTGTTCAAAGAGATCTTCTCCCGCCTGCAGAAGACCAAGAGTGAAGTGAACTCCACCAAGGGAGTCCCCAAGGGTAGAAAGTCCCCAAGGGTAGGAAGTCCTAAGGGAAGAAAGTCCAAAGACAAATGA